The following are from one region of the Coffea eugenioides isolate CCC68of chromosome 2, Ceug_1.0, whole genome shotgun sequence genome:
- the LOC113762905 gene encoding endoribonuclease Dicer homolog 2-like isoform X2 yields the protein MFSVTLLKVFLKYILGTYFVMVFVTLFVMFLKVFLECILGCLLKIKKILEYFLQIFRIFEKQANPNGVEDNVEALEQCDQAHEEEHMQYVPSELVGCPGNDSETLYHCYLIALQPDFSCDTMPHDILLATRARLEFDDETLDFELDVPRGNLKIRMKYVRRIKLTSEVVLLCQKFQVTLLRLLLDHNQNKLKEALSGLNRNGQRDVFDYLLIPSMGPHENPSIDWTCVSSVLFPQESMSDKHMDACSSRVQGRCVHTINGLICCCKLQNSLVVTPHDGIMYCTTGIVKRKRRGSITYKANLAKRHGITLRFEGEPFLRGQRPFKVQNYLLGCRNRKKKGSREASVELPPELCKVIMSPISIGSVSSFAYAPSIIQRIESLLIAGNLKRMLMADYTLNDMIPTIKVLEAITTKNCQENFNLTLLATLGDSFLKYAVSQQLFKRHQNHNIDLLTEDRKKIISNKALYNLGCHKKIRGFIRIDRFDPKTWIIPGDNSQTYTLQKEVLSTGRIVYDREKRTTKIKQVADVFEALIGVFICTTSERAALAFMKWMGLEVDFIYVPCIRPVPANPEKLVDLRFFEMLLNQYSFHDASLLVEALTHGSYTRPENCRCFKRLEFLGDAVLDYLITVHFHNKYTNLSSGLLTDLRSASVNNARCARTAIRAGLHKHILHDSRDLQRHFLAIVENFEQSSHDSTFGWEPGPEPEPVKIP from the exons ATGTTTTCTGTGACGCTTTTgaaggtgtttttgaaatatattttggggACGTATTTTGTGATGGTTTTTGtgacactttttgtgatgttttTGAAGGTGTTTTTGGAATGTATTTTGGGGTGtcttttaaaaataaaaaaaattttagagtactttttacaaatttttagaatatttgaAAAACAGGCGAATCCAAACGGAGTTGAGGACAATGTAGAGGCTCTAGAGCAGT GTGATCAAGCACATGAGGAGGAACATATGCAGTATGTCCCTTCGGAATTGGTTGGTTGTCCTGGGAATGATTCTGAGACATTGTATCATTGCTACCTAATTGCTCTTCAGCCTGATTTTAGTTGTGATACCATGCCTCACGATATTTTGCTTGCTACAAGAGCTAGGCTTGAATTTGATGATGAGACTCTGGATTTTGAGTTAGACGTGCCCAGAGGCAACTTAAAGATACGAATGAAATATGTTAGACGTATTAAATTAACGTCTGAAGTG GTTCTTCTTTGCCAGAAATTTCAAGTTACACTTTTAAGGCTGCTCCTTGATCACAATCAGAATAAGCTAAAGGAAGCATTGAGTGGACTAAATCGAAACGGTCAACGTGATGTCTTTGATTATCTTCTGATTCCATCTATGGGCCCGCATGAAAATCCATCAATTGATTGGACGTGTGTTAGTTCTGTTCTATTTCCTCAGGAAAGCATGTCAGATAAGCATATGGATGCTTGTTCTAGCAGAGTTCAAGGTCGTTGCGTGCACACAATCAATGGATTGATCTGCTgctgcaaattgcagaattcTTTGGTTGTAACTCCTCATGATGGTATCATGTATTGCACTACTGGCATTGTAAAGCGGAAAAGAAGAGGATCTATTACTTATAAAGCAAACTTGGCAAAACG GCATGGGATCACATTGCGTTTCGAGGGAGAACCATTTCTTAGGGGACAGCGTCCGTTTAAGGTGCAGAACTATCTTCTGGGATGCAGGAATCGAAAGAAAAAAG GCTCAAGAGAGGCATCAGTTGAGTTGCCTCCAGAACTTTGTAAAGTGATCATGTCTCCTATATCCATTGGTTCAGTATCTTCCTTCGCATATGCTCCATCCATCATACAACGGATAGAGTCCTTGTTAATAGCTGGCAACTTGAAAAGGATGCTAATGGCCGACTACactctaaatgatatgattccGACCATCAAG GTCTTGGAGGCAATTACGACTAAAAATTGTCAAGAGAATTTTAATTTGACACTATTGGCAACCCTTGGAGACTCCTTTTTGAAATATGCTGTGAGTCAACAACTATTCAAGCGACATCAAAATCACAACATAGATCTTCTTACGGAGGACAGGAAAAAAATTATCTCCAACAAAGCACTATACAATCTAGGATGCCATAAGAAGATACGG GGCTTTATCCGCATTGATCGTTTTGATCCTAAAACATGGATCATACCTGGTGATAACTCTCAAACCTACACACTGCAGAAAGAAGTGCTTTCAACTGGAAGAATTGTTTATGACAGGGAGAAAAGGACGACTAAAATTAAGCAGGTTGCTGATGTATTTGAGGCCCTTATTGGTGTATTCATTTGTACAACAAGTGAAAGAGCAGCCTTAGCGTTTATGAAATGGATGGGTTTGGAAGTTGACTTCATTTATGTGCCTTGCATAAGGCCAGTCCCTGCAAATCCAGAGAAGCTGGTTGATCTCAGATTTTTCGAGATGCTATTGAATCAATACTCATTCCATGATGCTTCTCTTCTTGTTGAAGCACTTACTCATGGTTCTTACACTCGACCTGAGAACTGCAGATGCTTCAAG CGTCTGGAATTTCTTGGGGATGCAGTGCTGGACTATCTCATCACCGTGCACTTCCACAATAAGTATACCAATCTGTCTTCTGGATTATTAACAGATTTAAGGTCAGCTTCTGTGAACAATGCCCGCTGTGCACGAACTGCAATTAGAGCTGGGCTTCATAAGCACATTCTACATGATTCACGTGACCTGCAGCGGCACTTTCTCgcaattgttgaaaattttgagcAATCATCACACGACTCGACTTTCGGGTGGGAGCCGGGGCCGGAGCCGGAACCAGTAAAG ATACCATAA
- the LOC113762905 gene encoding endoribonuclease Dicer homolog 2-like isoform X1 has translation MFSVTLLKVFLKYILGTYFVMVFVTLFVMFLKVFLECILGCLLKIKKILEYFLQIFRIFEKQANPNGVEDNVEALEQCDQAHEEEHMQYVPSELVGCPGNDSETLYHCYLIALQPDFSCDTMPHDILLATRARLEFDDETLDFELDVPRGNLKIRMKYVRRIKLTSEVVLLCQKFQVTLLRLLLDHNQNKLKEALSGLNRNGQRDVFDYLLIPSMGPHENPSIDWTCVSSVLFPQESMSDKHMDACSSRVQGRCVHTINGLICCCKLQNSLVVTPHDGIMYCTTGIVKRKRRGSITYKANLAKRHGITLRFEGEPFLRGQRPFKVQNYLLGCRNRKKKGSREASVELPPELCKVIMSPISIGSVSSFAYAPSIIQRIESLLIAGNLKRMLMADYTLNDMIPTIKVLEAITTKNCQENFNLTLLATLGDSFLKYAVSQQLFKRHQNHNIDLLTEDRKKIISNKALYNLGCHKKIRGFIRIDRFDPKTWIIPGDNSQTYTLQKEVLSTGRIVYDREKRTTKIKQVADVFEALIGVFICTTSERAALAFMKWMGLEVDFIYVPCIRPVPANPEKLVDLRFFEMLLNQYSFHDASLLVEALTHGSYTRPENCRCFKRLEFLGDAVLDYLITVHFHNKYTNLSSGLLTDLRSASVNNARCARTAIRAGLHKHILHDSRDLQRHFLAIVENFEQSSHDSTFGWEPGPEPEPVKILADTIKSLAGAIYVDSRYDKGVVLQSIKPLLEPLPTPETSKHKATS, from the exons ATGTTTTCTGTGACGCTTTTgaaggtgtttttgaaatatattttggggACGTATTTTGTGATGGTTTTTGtgacactttttgtgatgttttTGAAGGTGTTTTTGGAATGTATTTTGGGGTGtcttttaaaaataaaaaaaattttagagtactttttacaaatttttagaatatttgaAAAACAGGCGAATCCAAACGGAGTTGAGGACAATGTAGAGGCTCTAGAGCAGT GTGATCAAGCACATGAGGAGGAACATATGCAGTATGTCCCTTCGGAATTGGTTGGTTGTCCTGGGAATGATTCTGAGACATTGTATCATTGCTACCTAATTGCTCTTCAGCCTGATTTTAGTTGTGATACCATGCCTCACGATATTTTGCTTGCTACAAGAGCTAGGCTTGAATTTGATGATGAGACTCTGGATTTTGAGTTAGACGTGCCCAGAGGCAACTTAAAGATACGAATGAAATATGTTAGACGTATTAAATTAACGTCTGAAGTG GTTCTTCTTTGCCAGAAATTTCAAGTTACACTTTTAAGGCTGCTCCTTGATCACAATCAGAATAAGCTAAAGGAAGCATTGAGTGGACTAAATCGAAACGGTCAACGTGATGTCTTTGATTATCTTCTGATTCCATCTATGGGCCCGCATGAAAATCCATCAATTGATTGGACGTGTGTTAGTTCTGTTCTATTTCCTCAGGAAAGCATGTCAGATAAGCATATGGATGCTTGTTCTAGCAGAGTTCAAGGTCGTTGCGTGCACACAATCAATGGATTGATCTGCTgctgcaaattgcagaattcTTTGGTTGTAACTCCTCATGATGGTATCATGTATTGCACTACTGGCATTGTAAAGCGGAAAAGAAGAGGATCTATTACTTATAAAGCAAACTTGGCAAAACG GCATGGGATCACATTGCGTTTCGAGGGAGAACCATTTCTTAGGGGACAGCGTCCGTTTAAGGTGCAGAACTATCTTCTGGGATGCAGGAATCGAAAGAAAAAAG GCTCAAGAGAGGCATCAGTTGAGTTGCCTCCAGAACTTTGTAAAGTGATCATGTCTCCTATATCCATTGGTTCAGTATCTTCCTTCGCATATGCTCCATCCATCATACAACGGATAGAGTCCTTGTTAATAGCTGGCAACTTGAAAAGGATGCTAATGGCCGACTACactctaaatgatatgattccGACCATCAAG GTCTTGGAGGCAATTACGACTAAAAATTGTCAAGAGAATTTTAATTTGACACTATTGGCAACCCTTGGAGACTCCTTTTTGAAATATGCTGTGAGTCAACAACTATTCAAGCGACATCAAAATCACAACATAGATCTTCTTACGGAGGACAGGAAAAAAATTATCTCCAACAAAGCACTATACAATCTAGGATGCCATAAGAAGATACGG GGCTTTATCCGCATTGATCGTTTTGATCCTAAAACATGGATCATACCTGGTGATAACTCTCAAACCTACACACTGCAGAAAGAAGTGCTTTCAACTGGAAGAATTGTTTATGACAGGGAGAAAAGGACGACTAAAATTAAGCAGGTTGCTGATGTATTTGAGGCCCTTATTGGTGTATTCATTTGTACAACAAGTGAAAGAGCAGCCTTAGCGTTTATGAAATGGATGGGTTTGGAAGTTGACTTCATTTATGTGCCTTGCATAAGGCCAGTCCCTGCAAATCCAGAGAAGCTGGTTGATCTCAGATTTTTCGAGATGCTATTGAATCAATACTCATTCCATGATGCTTCTCTTCTTGTTGAAGCACTTACTCATGGTTCTTACACTCGACCTGAGAACTGCAGATGCTTCAAG CGTCTGGAATTTCTTGGGGATGCAGTGCTGGACTATCTCATCACCGTGCACTTCCACAATAAGTATACCAATCTGTCTTCTGGATTATTAACAGATTTAAGGTCAGCTTCTGTGAACAATGCCCGCTGTGCACGAACTGCAATTAGAGCTGGGCTTCATAAGCACATTCTACATGATTCACGTGACCTGCAGCGGCACTTTCTCgcaattgttgaaaattttgagcAATCATCACACGACTCGACTTTCGGGTGGGAGCCGGGGCCGGAGCCGGAACCAGTAAAG ATTCTTGCAGATACCATAAAATCTCTTGCGGGGGCAATATACGTTGATTCTAGATATGACAAAGGGGTTGTACTTCAAAGCATAAAGCCACTTCTTGAGCCTCTGCCTACCCCTGAGACTTCAAAGCATAAAGCCACTTCTTGA